gtccagtgctcggcacatggtaagcgctcactaaatacgattgattgagtgatgaatGGAATACGATCAGGTGATGGAATGAGTGCGGGCCGGGGTTCCGGGGGGTCCCTCCCCCACCGGGTCCTGAGgccgaatataataataataataataaaaaaatgttggcatttgttaagcgcttactatgtgcaaagcactgttgtaagcgctggtgggggggggggggggttacaagaatCCCGCTGCTCACCGAAGTAGTCCTCCTTGGGCTCGTGGTCcctgggccgggcccggggggcgtcGTCGGGGTCGGTGGCCTTGGGGGGGTCGGTGGCCTTGGGGGTGGGTCCGGCGGGGGGCATCATGGGGGGCATCGGGGGCAtcaggggcagcagcagggcgTCCAGCTcgtcggggcccggggcccgggggtggCAGTGGCCGTAGCCGGTGACCGAGTGGCGTCCGGGCAGGGCGgcccccctcggccccccgggccccccgtgccccccggctCCGTGCCCGTGCCCGTGCCCGGCCAGCCCCGCGGGGCCGCCCAGGGCCGGTGGGTAGGAGTGGCGGCTGTCCTGGGCACCGAGCCGGCCGAGGGTGGGCACGGGCCCGGGCACGGGGGGCCCGGGGCTGGCAGGCCGCTGGTCGTAGCCCAGGCTGATGCCGCTGGTGCGGTTGctgcagcccccggcccccgcggtGCCCCCCGCGGTGCCCCCCGCGGTGCCCCCGGGCCCgtcgagcagcagcagcagcaggctggCACGGGGGCTGGGCTCCGGAGGGtccggggggtcggggggcaccGGGGGGTCCGGGGCCGGCTCCGGCCGGGCGGGGGCACCGGGGGCACCGGGGGCGGCTTGGGGAGCGGGGGGGAGCGCCTTTCCGCCGCCCCAGCTTGGCGCTGCCCGAGTCGGACAGCTTCAGCTTCTCCAGCAGCCGGCTGGCGCGCTCCCCCAGCCGCTCCATGCCCGCGGGCACCGGGGGCACGGGGGGGGGCACGGGGGCTGTAGCGGacgccccccactcccctcccctcccccctgtgGGGTCACGGGGGCTGTAGCGGACGCCCCCTGCCCTCCGCCCGGGGGGCACGGATCCCGTGGGGCGGGCGGGCTGGCAGTGCCCACCCCCTCTGCCCGGACCCCAACTTTCCTGCCCAACTTCGGCCGGACGGATCTACTTTCCCAGAGGGGCGGAGCGCGAGCGGAGGGATCTCGGGGCTGCCCCTCAATCCGGcccatttggggttttttttttttttaatgggattcatcgagcgcttactacgcgcgaagcgttcttcattcattcattcaatcgtatgcattcTTCGGTCGCATttgtcgagcgctgactgtgtgcggagcgctgcgctaagcgctagggaaggacaagtcggcaacataataataataataataataataataataatagtgatgatggcatttattgagaaaaataatttttaagaaaTATAGctataaatttaataataataaatcatcatattttataataattaaaatatagttataaatttaataatgataagttatcatatcttataataatacttataataatataataaaataacataataatataatgttataataatatataatgataatttgtaatggtaataataattaataatgatgataaattttAATGATAAATTTATTGAGAAAAAAAatttgagaaaagcagcatggctcagcggaaagagcccgggctttggagtcagaggtcgtgggttcaaatcccggctccaccggttgtcatctgtgtgactttccttcctctccccctccttcctgccttacttccttcccctcccgacagcacctgtatatatgtctatcatcatcatcatcatcaatcgtatttattgagcgcttactgcgtgcagagcactgcactaagcgcttgggaagtacaagttggcaacatagagagacagtccctacccaacagttgggctcacagtctgataatgacggtatttgttaagcgcttaccatgtgccaagccctgttctaatcgctgggggagatacaagggaaccgcgttgtccctcatggggctcacagtcttcatccccattttacagatgagggaactgaggcatagagaagtgaagtgatttgcccaaagtcacacaactgataggtggcggtggcgggattagaacccacgacctctgactcccaagctcgggctctttccactgagccacgctacctcgATGGGCAAAGAGGCTAGATGggcaaagccccccttttcctctgctccctctcctctaccccccctccccaccccacagcactcaggcatacattatacatatatatatatagaatatataatatataagcaCTCaggtatacattatatatatataatatatatatataatatattgagcacctactgtgtgcagagcactgtactaagcgcttgggaagtacaagttggcaacatatagagatagtgcctacccaacagtgggctcacagtctaaaagggggagacagagaacaaaaccaaacatcctaacaaaatactattcctaacaaaataaaataaatagaatagatatgtacaagtaaaataaatagagtaataaatatgtacaagcatatatacatatatacaggtgctgtggggaagggaaggaggtaacatgggggatggtatatattccatttattttatgattcattcattcattcattcattcaatcgtatttattgagcgcttactgtgtgcagagcactgtactaagcgcttattaatgctgtgcatatatgttttgttttgtcgtctgtctcccccgtctagactgtgagcctgttgttggggagggaccgtctctacctgttgccgattggtactttccaagcgcttagtcaatcaatcaatcaattaatcaatcgtatttattgagcgcttactgtgtgcagagcactgtactaagcgcttgggaagtacaagagtgcttaataaatgccattattattattattattattattattattatttcaagctggcaacatatagagacagtccctacccaacagtgggctcacaatctagaagggggagacagagaacaaaaccaaacatactaacaaaatgaaataaatagaatagataggtacaagtaaaataaataaataaataaataaagagtaataaatatgtacatatatccatatatacaggtgctgtggggaagggaaggaggtaagatggggtggctggagagggggatgagggggagaggaaggaaggggctctgcacacagtaagcgctcaataaatgcgattgaatgaatgaatacctataattctattgatttatattgatcctaatgatgcctgtctacttgtgtggttttgttgtctgtctccctccttctagactgaatcaatcaatcaatcaatcaatcatatttattgagcacttactgtgtgcagagcactgtactaagcgcttgggaagtacaagctggcaacatatagagacggtccctacccaacagtgggctcacagtctaaaagggggagacagagaacaaaaccaaacataccaacaaaataaaatagaatagatatgtacaagtaaaattaataaataaacagagtaataaatatgtacaaacatatatacatatatacaggtgctgtggggaagggaaggaggtatgaatgaatgaatacccataattatattgatttatattgatcctaatgcctgtctacttaataatgatggtatttgttaagcgcttactatgtgcaaaacactgttctaagcgctggcactgtgtttgttttgtttttgttgtctggctccccccttctagactgtgagcccgttgttggggagggatcgtctctgttgccgaattgtactttccaagcgcttagtccagagctctgcacacagtaagcgctcaataaatacgactgaatgaatgaatgaatacctataattctattgatttatattgattctaatgcctgtctacttgtttggttttgtcgtctgtctccctcctatagactgtgaacccgttgttggggagggatcgtctctgttgccgagttgtagtttccaagcgcttagtccagtgctctgcacacagtaagcgctcaataaatatgactgaatgaatgaatgtctataattctattgatttttattgattctaatgcctgtctactcgtttggctttgttgtctgtctccccccttctagactgtgagcccgttgttggggagggatcgtctctgttgccgaattgtagtttccaagcgcttagtccagtgctcttcatgcagtaagcgctcaataaattccccttctcaataaatctcccccttctagactgtgagcccgctgttgggtagggaccgtctctctatgttgccaacttgtacttcccaagcgcttagtccagtgctctgcacacagtaaacgctcaataaatacgattgattgattgaatgaatgaatgaatgaatacgattgaatgaatgaatccctataattctgttgatttatattgattctaATGCCTGACTactcgtttggttttgttgccaacttgcacttcccaaggccaacttgcacttcccaagcgcttggttttgttgccaacttgtacttcccaaggccaacttgcacttcccaagcgcttagtacggtgctctgcacacagtaagcgctcaataaatacgattgattgattgattgattgattgtctgtccccccttctagactgtgagcccgttgttggggagggatcgtctctgttgctgagttgtagtttccaagcgcttagtccagtgctctgcacacagtaagcgctcaataaatacgattgaatgaatgaatgcctataattctattgatttttattgattctaatgcctgtttccccccttctagactgtgagcccgttttggggagggatcgtctctgttgccgagttgtagtttccaagcgcttagtccagtgctctgcacacactgagcgttcaataaataataataataataataatgacatttattaagcgcttactatgtgcaaagcactgttctaagcgctggggaggttacaaggtaatcaggttgtcccacgtggggctcacagtctccatccccattttccagatgagggaactgaggcacagagaagttaagcgacttgcccaaagtcacacagccaagtggcagagccgggatttgaacccatgacctctgactccaaagcccgtgctgttttccattgagccacgcgattgaatgaatgaatgcctataattctattgatttttatcgattctaatgcctgtctactcgtttggttttgtcgtctgtccccccttctagactgtgagcccgttgttggggagggatcgtctctgttgccgagttgtggttcccaagcgcttagtccagtgctctgcacacagtaagcgctcaataaatacgattgaatgaatgaatggacgacgGGGGTGGGGGACTCTTTGTTGGCAGCTGGAATGCGCGGAGGGACACCGGGGGAGGAGCGAGAAAGAGTGGCGAGGTGACAGGGAggaggcacccagtaagcgctcaataaatacgattgattgattgaatgagtgaatgaataaatacttcaTTTAGTTCAGAGACTTTGTTCTCGGCGTGGAGACGgtgggagagacggagagacggAGAGATAGGGCCCGGAACAGCCGAGAACAGCAAGAGAGACGAGGAAACACAAAAGAGAAGCTCAGGGGCACAGACCCACACACAAAGAGGGATGCAGAGAGGGTCGGAAACAAAGGCCCGGGGAGGccgaagtggaaagagacagaaaaagagtgggagagaaagaaagggagggagaaaggcattGGGGGGCGGGAAAAATGGGATAACGGGGGACAGAAAGGAGAAGCGGGGTGCAAGGcgttggagggagaaggacccACGCTGACAGAGCTGGACGGAGGCGAAAGGAACAGAGTGACCTCCACaccgggggagagggagatgaagcaGGAAAAGAGGTATCACGAGGTAAACAGCGAGGAGAAGacgggggggtaataataataataatcatgatggcatttgttaagcgcttactatgtgcgaagcaccgttctaagcgctggaaaggttacaaggtgatcaggttgtccctcggggggctcccagtcttaatccccattttacagatgaggtaattgaggcacagagaagtgacttgcctaaagtgagccccatgtggggcatggactctgtccaaccttattagtttgtatctacccgagcatttagtacagctgacagttggcagagccggggtttgaactcagggcctctgactccaaagcccgggctctttccactgagccacgctgctgctctatcatttgttaagagcttactatgtgcaaagcactgttctaagccttggggaggatacaaggtaatgatgatgatggtatttgttaagcgcttactatgtgcaaagcactgttctaagcgctggggggatacaaggtgattgggttgtcccacgtggggctcacagtcttaatctccattttacagatgagggaactgaggcccagagaagtgaagtgacttgaccaaagtcacacagctgacaattggcgaagccaggatttgaactcatggcctctgactccaaagcccgggctctttccaccgagccatgctgcttctctgatcaggttgtccctcgtggggctcacagtcttaatcgccattttacagatgagggaactgaggcccagagaagtgaagtgacttgcccaaagtcacacagctgacaattgggggagccgggatgagagaaagagttcagaaaggaggagaagagaggtagAGAAGTCCTCTCAGTTCCCTAGCCCGTTAGCTCCTCTCCTTATGGATAGGGATTGTGGtgaccagggaagcagtgtggcctagtggaaagagcctgggacgcaaaggaactgggttctaatctcagctccatcccatacctgctgtgtgaccaggggcaagtcaattcattcattcaatcgtatttactgagcgcttactgtgtgcagagcaccgtactaagcgcttgggaagtctgggcctcattcccctcatctgaaaacagggattcaatggctgttctccctcttagactgtgggacctgattatcttgtacctgccccagcgtttagtacagtgcttggcacagagtaagtgcttaactaccattattgttaccaactctgtagtactgtcctctctcaagcacttagtgcagtgctctacgcagtgtaagcgctcaagcttgaatagagcacagcctgggattcagatagacctgggttctagtctcagctctgtcacttttcattcattcattcatttattcaatagtatttattgagcgcttactgcgtgcggagcactggactaagcgcttgggaagtccaagttggcaacatctagagacggtccctacccaacagtgagacagagaagggggagcagagcacttctctgctgtgtgaccttgggcaagtcactttctctaggcctcagttctcttatctgtaaaatggggattgagactgtgagccccatgtgggacatggactctgtccaacctgattagtttgtatctacccgagcatttagtacagtgtttggcacataataagcacttaatatcattaaataaataccagtgattggttgattgactgattgataaagagCTGCAGGGAACAGTCAGCTGCGGGAGCTGGGAATGCCTAGGTGAAGTCCGGTCAGTGACTCTTCCAGGCTGATTTCCCCAGTCTGACCCAGCaggagctgggaggaagaggagggacaggggcagggttgGCTGGAAAAATTTCCATATGCTCGGACATTAAAAGAGTGGGCAAATTAGATGCAAATATATGCAAATGTTCCTTTTTTTAATATCAACAGCTcaggcacattttttttttttttaaaccgggCAGCAGCtctagggagtgggggaaagaaaggagtctCTTGGAAGGGGTGACCGTGTCCGTGAGTCCAGGGTTGTTCTTTAGGAAAGGCATCCGGCCTGGTCTCGGCCTGCCCTGCCTCGGGACGAGTCTCCCCACGGACTCCTCCGAGACACCTCCCTCTTGGCTTCCGAGCTTGAGGGGTCTCTGACGGCCCCGGGGTGTCCGGCTTGCCGACTCCCTGCTTTCCCCCCCAGTCCTCCCAGTATGATACCCTCTCCCCACTGCCAgctgggagtgggggacgagTGTGTCGGGTGCCCCTGCGGAACTGGAGATGTGGCTTGTCAGCTGGGGACAGGGGAAGGCGCACGCCTCCTGCTTGCGGCCGCCCGGCACCTCGAATCCCATCCTAGTCCTTTGCTCCTGGGGACTCTACtccaagaggggaggaggggaatgggatgctggggcgaggaggagcctggggggagaaggagcagggggcaaTGCTAGGACCAACCgtttaagccctaatttcccagATGGGAGCCTACGActgatgggagggggaaggggccctGCTCCGGGCACGTCCGCAGCCTCTTGGTTCTCGACCGGGCAACGGGCAGGTGTTCCCCGACCTGGCCTGTTTAACGTTCCTCAGCCTCTGGGGTGTCACCCTCCGCCCCCAGGCCTCGGTTTACCCTTCTACCTGGGCCCGGCTGTCGGGCCCCCCAGGGCCAGGAGCGCTTTGGCCAGACTGGTCAGGGAGCGGCCCACCAGATGGCGGCATCCGCCCGAGCCCTTGCCGCCCGCTGCCACAGAGCGAGGCCCGCAGTCGGGGGTCCCGAAGTGGAGGGGAGCAGTGTCTCCCCATCCTGCGTCTCCCCAAGGCGACACGACCCTCACAAGCGGGAGCCCGTGCCCCCGGAGACCTCCTACACCTCACTGCCTCGCCGTCTGcgtccagcccagccccctccccttcggCCGGCATCCCACCCCCGGCTGCATCCTCTCCTCCGACAACTGGGACTGTTGCCCAccccgggggagggggtgctTTCTCGATAGGCGGGGGCTCGGGGGGAAGAGGTCGAGCCCCttcctcagaggaaagagccgtGGTCCCCACGGGGAAGGTGGTCAGGTGGCAAGGAGCAGCTCCTCTCCGGAAGGCCCTTTTCACTCGTCCTTCTCTACCTTGATTTCGATGAACGAGTTCAAGTCCGGGCAGAAGGCCTTGTGGGGCTGATcgaagggcagggagatgggccCTTCCTCCTCCggcctgtcctcctcctcttcctcctcctcctcctcctcctcctggaagttGGGGTTGTAGAGGTCTGGGGGGAGGAGCTGGGCCTCCACGGAGGGCAGGCGCTCGGACGGGGGGCCGTACACCCGGTTGGCCTTGGTGCCGTGCTTGGAGTTGGCGTCCAGGTGGTAGCACAGCTGGGTGAGGCGCCGGGCCCGGAAGCGAGGGGGGCGGGCGACCCAGACCCCCGGCTCGTTGAGGCTGTCCTCCTCGTCGGACATCAGCTCTTCGGTCACGTCCTTCCACAGGCGCTGCTCTTCCGCCCCGAAGTGACGCATGATGCTGGACCGGTTAGCAAAGAGCTGCGGTGGGGAAGGAGACCCGGGGCAGATACACAGAATATGTCAAAACCTGGGCTCActgggagggtgtggggtgggagactgaccccggggaccccccgcaacacacacatacacatcagGTGTCCCCTTCTGCCAGTATTCCtggattccagcgcttagtaaagtgcccggcacatagtaagcgcttcacaaatggcacaattattattattattattattttggatgcaCAGAGTGGACCAGGGCGGGGGAACTCTTACTCTGTATCGGCGGCTGCGcagcttcttctcttccttctccttcaagCCCTTGAAAGGGTTCAGGGAGTTGCGATACTCACGCCTCTTGGTGAGGAAGTAGGCTACGCAGGCTCCtgtaggagagggggaggacaggtgaTCTCCTAATCCGGGCAGGAGCCAGGGCCACAGGTgtctgtccacctccccctctagactgtcagctcattgcacctcaggaagcactcaataaacgtgactgactgactgatccccattttacagatgaggcaactgaggtacagagaagttaaattcattcaatcgtatttactgagtgcagagcactgtactaagcattgggaagtacaagttggcaacgtatagagacggtccctacccaacaacgggctcacagtctagaagggggagacagacaacaaaacgcaacatgtggacgggtgtcaagtcatcagaacaaatagaattaaagctagaatagaattaaagctaaaatggaattaaagctaaaggttAAGGATTTGAGCTCACCAGTAGGGTGTGGCCGGGGTGAATTAGGCCCCCGATTTCTGGGTGCTGGGGTCTCCACCGCCAGCAAAACCCTGCTGCAGCTCCATGGCACCTGCCCACCCACCGACTCCTCTGGGATTTCACGACCCCCTTCCAGAGCTCTGGAGTTTTAAAACCTCTAGAGGAAGGGTGGGGAACGAGGGTGGGGCAAGTTCTGGGTTCAATATCTGTGAGAGACACAGGGTACAACTGCAGGGGTCCCAGGGGTCAGAGGGGACAGTAGTAAAGTGCCCCAGCCACATCCTCTTGCCCctcttttttttacagtattctactgtgtcaggcactgtactaagcgctggggtagaaacaggctaatcaggttgggcacagtccacgtcccatgtggggctcacagtcttaattcccatttcacagatgacataactgaggcccacagaagcgaagtgacctgcccagggtcacacagcagccaagtggtccgtgctctatccactaggccacgccgcttctcctcctttcctttcatccCTTTTCAGGTCGACCCTGTCGACGGTGGCCCCGTCCAACTTCGCCCAGCCTCCCGCTTCCTTCCCCGCTTCCTTGCAGGCTCCCGcccacccctccccgcctcacCTTTCAGTTCCTTGTCGGTGTAATTGTGGGGGCTGCTCACCAGCtcctgcttcagtttctccaagaGGAATTTCACCACCGAGATGTTCCACGAAGACTTGATGCTGCCGGtggtaggaggaggggagggagtgagcaGCCGAGCGGACAGACCGGACACCCAGCCCCCCGCCGGCTCCTCCGAGTTGCCCACCGAGCCCGGAACCGGCCCGGTTTGGTAGCCTGGCCCATCGCCTTCCGCTGAAGGCCGGCGATGCAGACAGTACCGGCCTTTGTCCCTTCCTCTGGGCCTGATCCACAGCAGttgaccccctccctcccacccacctcgcCGGGCCCCACCTTTCGGATCCGTTGAACCTTTTGTCATTGGTGATGTGATTATGCACGTTGTGGACCAGTTTCTGGTGGAGAGAAGAACACAGAATCAAACGCCGGGTGGTGCGGGGG
Above is a window of Tachyglossus aculeatus isolate mTacAcu1 chromosome 12 unlocalized genomic scaffold, mTacAcu1.pri SUPER_6_unloc_1, whole genome shotgun sequence DNA encoding:
- the AJUBA gene encoding LIM domain-containing protein ajuba → MERLGERASRLLEKLKLSDSGSAKLGRRKGAPPRSPSRPRPRASLLLLLLDGPGGTAGGTAGGTAGAGGCSNRTSGISLGYDQRPASPGPPVPGPVPTLGRLGAQDSRHSYPPALGGPAGLAGHGHGHGAGGHGGPGGPRGAALPGRHSVTGYGHCHPRAPGPDELDALLLPLMPPMPPMMPPAGPTPKATDPPKATDPDDAPRARPRDHEPKEDYFGTCIKCNKGIYGQSNACQALDSLYHTQCFVCCSCGRTLRCKAFYSVNGSVYCEEDYLFSGFQEAAEKCCVCGHLILEKILQAMGKSYHPGCFRCIVCNKCLDGIPFTVDFSNQVYCVTDYHKNYAPKCAACGQPILPSEGCEEIVRVISMDRDYHFECYHCEDCRMQLSDAEGCCCFPLDGHLLCHSCHVQRVSSHQPPANYV